In Mercenaria mercenaria strain notata chromosome 15, MADL_Memer_1, whole genome shotgun sequence, a single genomic region encodes these proteins:
- the LOC128548857 gene encoding uncharacterized protein LOC128548857 isoform X1 translates to MNCSNISDKGMCDHVQLCPSDQVCKVEKFDLGNGFQYNMGCSQVQTCTSKRSVDGRASGSVPICSHCCRPDFCNLNCTSTVDPGTGIIGTYITGILYQIYCLTYTMWCA, encoded by the exons ATGAACTGCTCAAACATAAGTGATAAAGGAATGTGTGACCATGTACAACTCTGTCCATCTGACCAG GTGTGTAAAGTAGAGAAGTTTGATTTAGGTAATGGGTTCCAGTACAACATGGGCTGTTCCCAAGTACAG ACATGCACATCAAAGCGCTCAGTCGACGGCCGAGCTAGTGGTAGTGTTCCCATTTGTTCACACTGTTGTCGCCCAGATTTCTGCAACCTCAACTGTACTTCAACAGTAGATCCGGGTACAGGTATCATTGGTACGTACATAACTGGaatattgtatcaaatatatTGTCTAACCTATACAATGTGGTGTGCTTAA
- the LOC128548857 gene encoding uncharacterized protein LOC128548857 isoform X2, whose translation MNCSNISDKGMCDHVQLCPSDQVCKVEKFDLGNGFQYNMGCSQVQTCTSKRSVDGRASGSVPICSHCCRPDFCNLNCTSTVDPGTGIIG comes from the exons ATGAACTGCTCAAACATAAGTGATAAAGGAATGTGTGACCATGTACAACTCTGTCCATCTGACCAG GTGTGTAAAGTAGAGAAGTTTGATTTAGGTAATGGGTTCCAGTACAACATGGGCTGTTCCCAAGTACAG ACATGCACATCAAAGCGCTCAGTCGACGGCCGAGCTAGTGGTAGTGTTCCCATTTGTTCACACTGTTGTCGCCCAGATTTCTGCAACCTCAACTGTACTTCAACAGTAGATCCGGGTACAGGTATCATTG GCTAA